CCCACCAAGAACTCACCTTCACTTCTCTCATTGTGTTTTGACTCTTGTgagctttcagaaaaaaatcactcCACCTTGAAGGGACCCATCTAAACAAAATCAGGAAAGGACTAAAACCCAGAAATCAAACATTTGAGTACCACATAGAGATTGAGGTAGTTAAGAATGGAAAACACCAGGAGAGAGACAATGAGGTGAAAGCAAAGGTTGTTTTCTTCCTGACAGTTTATAACTGCACTCCATTTACATGCCATTTGTTTTCAGAAACAAATGTATGAGGAcacaggccagatttgaattagtGTAGTTGAAAGCCTAGGgctatttgagttcaaattctcaaAACAGCAACCTTAGATGGAGCAAATTGGGAGTTCAGGGAGGactgaggaagagggaagagcagAAGTCTTAAGGAAATGAATACAATAAATGTGGATCTCTCTACTTTGGCACCCTTAAGAgaagtaaaaaggagaaaaacatgcaACACTGTAAAAGATAACTAGATTATATAGAACTGAATATTTGAAAAAGGAATGCattggaaggaagaggaaaagagagcatTATGAATTATGGTGCAGTGTTTCAGAGCATGAGCAGGTAGttagtgacacagtggataaagcattggacccatctttctgagttcaaatctgacctcagatactaagtgtgttaccctgggcaaattacttaatgctttgcttcagtttcctcatctgtaaaataaaatggagaaggaaacagcagtTCAGTCTAACATCTttaccaacaaaaccccaaatggggttatgactgaaaaacaactgaacgtCAAGTCTAGAACACAAAATCTTGAGAGTCTGGATTTCCATTTTCCAGGCCTTTGTAGTTTAGTTTAACATTAAGCAGGGTAGCACATTATGCCAGAGTATCTTGTAGTTTTCTTGTTACATATTTTTCCTTAGGAAGGAAAAGTTCCCTAGGGCAAAGGAAACTCTACTAAAGAAGATGAAGTAGGAAAAAACGCTATcagaaaatggagaaatggaaaggaggagaagtcaggaaagaaaaacaaaagataatgatTCATAATTACTCTGAAATAGAAAAGTCTCGGATGGAAATGACTATATCTGTAGTATAGAAAGGAGGAGAATAATTAAAGGGAATAATATGAAACAGACAGAGAAGTGATAACAGAAATCTCAAAGCTCTATGGAGTATAAAAATCAAGGGGAATCAGAatgttgaatattttcttttcatgaagtattcacatataaataaaaaaataattgggcATAAATATCAGTGTAAGTAAGGGTCACTCTTGTGGTGATGATTTTACAGACtcttatagaaaacaaaaaacaaacaaacaaaacccaatcTCTTAAAGGTCATTTATTGAGTATTTAGTATgttcaggcactgtgcttagaTTCTAGGAATAATAGTGGAGAAATGACGCATTAGAGCCTATAAGATCCATTGCAGCTAGGAACTTGTGGCAGCTATTTTGTACCATGGATAGAGTGCTGTACctgcaatcaggaagatctgtattcaaaCCCAATCTCAGATGCATCATAATTGGGTGAATCAATTGAGAGAgtcatttagcctcagtttcttcaactgttaaatgaagataataatagaaccttccttataggattgttgtgaggattaaaagagaatatttatagCATACTGCTTGGCATGGAGTTGGAGTGATACAATGCTTATTCCCttcacttccctttcttcctttctccatttccagTTCCAcacctatgatcctatgaatccccaagaagttcacattctactGGTAGAAAAGGCAATAATTTCGGTTGAGAAAATCATGAAGGGTTTCTTTGAGGAAATCTCACATTTGAGCTGTATTTTAAAAGTAACTGGGTAAGAGAGGGTGAGGAATGATCCTAAAGGTAAGTAAGGAATATATTCCAGGTGAGGATTTTGACAACTATTGGTgtctggaatatatatatatgtagcaaaATATCTTGGAAATGTAGATTGGGGCCAGATtgtgaaaaattttaaagccTATAGGCAACAGGGAATCATTTTTTGGTTTGGGGAAGATAACTTATGTTTTGAGAAAAGAGTTGAGATGGGCCACCCATGCCTTAGGAAGATCATTGTGAAAGCTCTGTGCAAGATGACTTGTTGAGAGGGAATGATGGAGAAAAGCATACAAATTAGAAGGGACAGAGGTGAGACCTGAACCAAGTTGTTTAGCAgctagagtaaaaataaaagtgtgAGTGTGAGGGATATTCTGGAGATGGAATTGCCAAGAATTGGCATCTGATTGGATGTATGGAGAGGTAAAGAATCATATATGACTGAGACTTTGAGCTAGCACTTAGAACAACAGAAAGAGATGCTGGGAGAATGGAAAGATTTAATAAGGAATATTTTGAGTTGAGTATTAGAAAGGCTGAGAGATGCAATAGTGAACTGGTGTTCTCCTAAATCCTACAGCAGCTACATCTCTGAAAGTAATAACTAGATAATGCCAGAGTCTATCAGGCATTTGGGGATGTGGAAATAAGATTCCTCTCTCTGTGtttcagtctgtctctgtctctcttgtcttttttccttttcttccatatgTGGCAACACTGATACATGTAGGTATTTATCAAATGTAGACTAATCTACCTGCTCTGGGCTTTCTGATGCATTCTGTCCCCCTTCTCCTCACAGATATCAGACATTGTGCAATGTTTGGGAGTCTTTCTAGGAAAGGTCAGTAGAAAGATTCAGCTTGTACCACTAACCATCGCCAAGACCTTTCTTAGTTCACATCACTAGGCCCCTTGCCTGAACGAATTTGCAGACATTTGTGTACTGCTTACCAAACGAAACATATGTTATCTTTTAAGATTAACAGGGCTGCATTTCGGtgttgaatttttataaattatatttggaGACTCATTCTGAGGCTCTGTCAGGGAGAATAGCACTGGGTGTGTTATTTCACAAGTACCTGGTCTGCAACTTAGAATTAGAAAAGTTGCATAGAGAGAGGTTACTGACTCGCATAGGTTCAGTTAGTACTTGTCAGTGGCGGCATTGCTGCATTTCGGtgttgaatttttataaattatatttggaGACTCATTCTGAGGCTCTGTCAGGGAGAATAGCACTGGGTGTGTTATTTCACAGGTACCTGGTCTGCAACTTAGAATTAGAAAAGTTGCCTAGAGAGAGGTTACTGACTCGCATAGGTTCAGTTAGTACTTGACAGTGGCggcacttgaatccaggtcttcccagATTCGGGGCCAGCTGCCAATCTTTCACGCCGAGTGCAGCTACTCGGAGTCAGTTTATTGCCCATTTTGGGCGGTGTTTTCcatctctccccaccccacccccatcatAGGAAATCAACCTTTGAAAAGTCTTTTAgggcactaaaaaaaaaagtcttgggtGGTAGGCGTGGGGGTGGGGTATAGGAACAAAGGGAATGGCTCCTTTTCAGTTATgttctatttatatttcattgGTTTTCGAGCTGATCGGATGGAAAGACGGGAGAAAGCTAGGGTACTGTAGGAGCTGAGGGCTGGGTGGGGCGGCTTGAGGTCGCTGTCCTCAGCCTCGGAGTTGAATTCGTTCCGAGCCCACTCAGCGCTCCTCCCCTTCTGCTCCTATTCCTTCATCCTCCCTCCCCCCGagcggcagcggcagcggcagGAGCAGCGGCAGGAAGCTGAGCCGCGACCAGACACTGCAAGGTTGGGCTGGAGCTGCCGAGAGGCCCCAAGCAGCGCGGGCGGGGCCGGGGTGTTGGGCGGCAGGGCTGGAGAAGAGGCCTCGATCCCGAAAccggggcggcggcggcggcgggcggCACTGGAAGTGGCCCGAGATGTCTGCAAATGTAAGCACCCCGGAGGCGCTGGTGGCCTGGGGAGCCGAGGCGGAGGCGGGGTCGGGGCTGACAACAGCCTCTCCTTGAGTAGCCGGGCTCCGCGGCTGCCACGGCGGCTGGCGGCTATGGAGCCCGAGGGTCCCCGGCGTGGCCCGGAGGCTGCGGGGCTCCCGCTGCTCCTGGTGCTCCAGTCCCCCGTGCTGCTCTTGCTCTTGCTGGCGATGCTGCTGCCGGGCCCGGAGGCCTCCCCGTTGCGCTACTCGGTGCCGGAAGAGCAAGAACCCGGCTCGCTGGTAGGAAACTTAGCCAGTGCCTTGGGGCTAGAACTGCGGCGCCTGGGGCCGGGCTGCTTGCGCATTAACCACCTGGGCGCCCCTAGTCCGCGATACCTGGAGCTGGACTTAACGAGTGGCAAGCTCTTCGTCAACGAGCGCATGGACCGAGAGGCGCTCTGCGAGCAGCGGCCCCGCTGCTTACTTCACTTGGAGGTGTTGGCCCACAGCCCGGTGGCGGTGAGTGCGGTCGAGGTGGAGGTGCTGGACATCAACGACAACTCTCCTCGCTTTCCGCGGTCCGATTACCAGCTGGAGGTGAGTGAGTCGGTGGCTCCGGGGACGCGCTTCCATATCGAGAGCGCGCAGGACCCGGACGTGGGAACCAACTCGGTTCAGAGCTATCAACTCAGCCCTAATGAGCATTTCGCCTTGGACCTCAAGCCCCTCCAGGAGAACAGTAAGGTATTGGAGCTGGTGCTGCGCAAGGGCCTAGACAGAGAGCAGGCTAGTTTACATCGCCTGGTCCTCACTGCCGTGGACGGGGGCAACCCTCCACGCTCGGGCACTGCACAGGTTTTCGTGAAAGTCTTGGACACGAATGACAACTCTCCCGCCTTTGACCAGTCTACTTATCGTGTTCAGCTGAGGGAGGACTCGCCCCCGGGGACCCTGGTGGTGAAGCTGAATGCTTCGGACCCGGACGAGGGCTCCAATGGTGATCTGGTTTACTCCTTCAGCAGCTACACTTCCGAAAGAGAGAGGCAACTCTTCAGCATCAACTCAGGCACTGGAGAGGTCAGAGTGAGCGGGGCCCTGGACTATGAAGAGGCCTCTTCCTATCAGATCTATGTGCAGGCCACTGACCGAGGACCCGTGCCCATGGCCGGCCACTGTAAGGTACTAGTAGACATCGTGGACGTGAATGACAATGCCCCTGAGGTGGTGGTCACTGATCTGTACAGTCCGGTGTCTGAGGACGCCATGCCTAACACCGTGGTCGCCCTTATGAGTGTCAACGACCAGGACTCTGGCCCCAACCAGAGGGTGAGCCTCAGGCTCCCAGCTTCTCTGCCTTTCCGGCTCAATGGGCTTGGGAACTCCTATTCCTTGGAGGTGAGTGGCCCACTGGACAGGGAGAGAGTGGCTGCTTACAACATAACCGTGACAGCCACTGATGCAGGGACTCCTCAGCTTACCTCCCGTCAGACCATCCGGGTGGACATTTCTGACATCAATGACAACCCTCCTCGGTTCCAGGAAGCTGCGTACTCGGTCTATGTCCCAGAAAACAACGTCCCAGGGACACTGCTGTGCACCGTGCAGGCTACAGACCTAGATGCCAACCAGAATGCTGAGGTAGCCTATTCgcttttggagaaggaaatccAAGGGCTGCCAGTCACCTCCTATGTGTCCATAAATGAAATAACTGGTAACATTTATGCTGTCAGTTCCTTTGATTATGAGAAGTTGCGGGAATTTGATGTTATTGTGGAGGCCCGAGATAAGGGGACCCCTCCACTGAGCAGTACAGTCACTGCCAATATATATGTAGTGGATCTCAATGACCATGCTCCACAGATATTGTACCCTACCTCAAGCAATTCTTCAGTGGCCATGGAGATGGTTCCTCGAACAGCTGCGGCTGGCTACTTGATCACCAAGGTAATAGCCATGGACTCAGACTCAGGGCAAAATGCTTGGCTCTTCTACTACTTAGCCCAGGCCTCTGACCCTGACCTTTTCAAGGTGGAGCTCCACACAGGAGAGATAAGGACTACCCGGAAACTGGGTGATGAAAGTATGTCCACTTTCAATCTGACAGTTCTGGTCAGGGATAATGGACAGCcatccctgtctgcctcagtggTTATTACAGTTGCTGTAGTGGACAGGGTTTCAAAAATACTCCCTGACACCAGAAGACATGTTAAAAATACTCGGACATATTCAGAGATAACTCTTTATCTCATTATTGCACTGAGCACAGTTTCATTTATATTCCTTTTGACAATCATTGTTTTGACTATTATCAAATGCTATCATTATACTGCCTATGGCACCTCATGCTGTGGAGGCTTCTGTGGGGTCAGGGAGAGGTGTCCTGCAGAACTCTACAAACAAGCTAACAACAACATTGATGCAAGAATTCCACATGGTTTGAAAGTTCAGCCTCATTTTATTGAGGTTCGAGGGAATGGCTCCCTCACTAAGACCTACTGCTATAAGGCCTGTCTAACAGCAGGCTCAGGAAGTGACACATTCATGTTTTACAATACAGGGGCCCAGACTGGCCCTGGGCCACATGCAGTCGTGACTGACAGCAGACATCTGACTGGTCAGAGTGGACAGAGTGCACAGAACCTGATCATTCTTAAAAATGAGTCCATTACGCCCAATGAGGTGAGGTTGTGAAGGTGGTCAGGAATCCTGGCCACATTCTGGTCCTTGGAGTTTCATACAAAATTATTCATGTTGGATTTCCTTATGGGCATCTTTCACTAGCAAAAGTTTCCTGTAACTTTTGGAATTCAGACTCCATTTACTCagctctctctgtctgtttctgtctttgacttcctccatctctctgtctctttctacaGAACtgcaattttataaaaattcatttctttattttttcagacAGTTATT
The DNA window shown above is from Sminthopsis crassicaudata isolate SCR6 chromosome 2, ASM4859323v1, whole genome shotgun sequence and carries:
- the LOC141556808 gene encoding protocadherin alpha-C2 isoform X1 — translated: MEPEGPRRGPEAAGLPLLLVLQSPVLLLLLLAMLLPGPEASPLRYSVPEEQEPGSLVGNLASALGLELRRLGPGCLRINHLGAPSPRYLELDLTSGKLFVNERMDREALCEQRPRCLLHLEVLAHSPVAVSAVEVEVLDINDNSPRFPRSDYQLEVSESVAPGTRFHIESAQDPDVGTNSVQSYQLSPNEHFALDLKPLQENSKVLELVLRKGLDREQASLHRLVLTAVDGGNPPRSGTAQVFVKVLDTNDNSPAFDQSTYRVQLREDSPPGTLVVKLNASDPDEGSNGDLVYSFSSYTSERERQLFSINSGTGEVRVSGALDYEEASSYQIYVQATDRGPVPMAGHCKVLVDIVDVNDNAPEVVVTDLYSPVSEDAMPNTVVALMSVNDQDSGPNQRVSLRLPASLPFRLNGLGNSYSLEVSGPLDRERVAAYNITVTATDAGTPQLTSRQTIRVDISDINDNPPRFQEAAYSVYVPENNVPGTLLCTVQATDLDANQNAEVAYSLLEKEIQGLPVTSYVSINEITGNIYAVSSFDYEKLREFDVIVEARDKGTPPLSSTVTANIYVVDLNDHAPQILYPTSSNSSVAMEMVPRTAAAGYLITKVIAMDSDSGQNAWLFYYLAQASDPDLFKVELHTGEIRTTRKLGDESMSTFNLTVLVRDNGQPSLSASVVITVAVVDRVSKILPDTRRHVKNTRTYSEITLYLIIALSTVSFIFLLTIIVLTIIKCYHYTAYGTSCCGGFCGVRERCPAELYKQANNNIDARIPHGLKVQPHFIEVRGNGSLTKTYCYKACLTAGSGSDTFMFYNTGAQTGPGPHAVVTDSRHLTGQSGQSAQNLIILKNESITPNEPKQPNPDWRYSASLRAGMHSSVHLEEAGILRAGPGGPDQQWPTVSSATPEPEAGEVSPPVGAGVNSNSWTFKYGPGNPKQPGPGELPDKFIIPGSPAIISIRQEPPNSQIDKSDFITFGKKEETKKKKKKKKGNKTQEKKEKGNSTTDNSDQ
- the LOC141556808 gene encoding protocadherin alpha-C2 isoform X12, yielding MEPEGPRRGPEAAGLPLLLVLQSPVLLLLLLAMLLPGPEASPLRYSVPEEQEPGSLVGNLASALGLELRRLGPGCLRINHLGAPSPRYLELDLTSGKLFVNERMDREALCEQRPRCLLHLEVLAHSPVAVSAVEVEVLDINDNSPRFPRSDYQLEVSESVAPGTRFHIESAQDPDVGTNSVQSYQLSPNEHFALDLKPLQENSKVLELVLRKGLDREQASLHRLVLTAVDGGNPPRSGTAQVFVKVLDTNDNSPAFDQSTYRVQLREDSPPGTLVVKLNASDPDEGSNGDLVYSFSSYTSERERQLFSINSGTGEVRVSGALDYEEASSYQIYVQATDRGPVPMAGHCKVLVDIVDVNDNAPEVVVTDLYSPVSEDAMPNTVVALMSVNDQDSGPNQRVSLRLPASLPFRLNGLGNSYSLEVSGPLDRERVAAYNITVTATDAGTPQLTSRQTIRVDISDINDNPPRFQEAAYSVYVPENNVPGTLLCTVQATDLDANQNAEVAYSLLEKEIQGLPVTSYVSINEITGNIYAVSSFDYEKLREFDVIVEARDKGTPPLSSTVTANIYVVDLNDHAPQILYPTSSNSSVAMEMVPRTAAAGYLITKVIAMDSDSGQNAWLFYYLAQASDPDLFKVELHTGEIRTTRKLGDESMSTFNLTVLVRDNGQPSLSASVVITVAVVDRVSKILPDTRRHVKNTRTYSEITLYLIIALSTVSFIFLLTIIVLTIIKCYHYTAYGTSCCGGFCGVRERCPAELYKQANNNIDARIPHGLKVQPHFIEVRGNGSLTKTYCYKACLTAGSGSDTFMFYNTGAQTGPGPHAVVTDSRHLTGQSGQSAQNLIILKNESITPNEPKQPNPDWRYSASLRAGMHRIAQQKEGILCDWIESRAIIECLESQIHTDQTLS
- the LOC141556808 gene encoding protocadherin alpha-C2 isoform X4, with translation MEPEGPRRGPEAAGLPLLLVLQSPVLLLLLLAMLLPGPEASPLRYSVPEEQEPGSLVGNLASALGLELRRLGPGCLRINHLGAPSPRYLELDLTSGKLFVNERMDREALCEQRPRCLLHLEVLAHSPVAVSAVEVEVLDINDNSPRFPRSDYQLEVSESVAPGTRFHIESAQDPDVGTNSVQSYQLSPNEHFALDLKPLQENSKVLELVLRKGLDREQASLHRLVLTAVDGGNPPRSGTAQVFVKVLDTNDNSPAFDQSTYRVQLREDSPPGTLVVKLNASDPDEGSNGDLVYSFSSYTSERERQLFSINSGTGEVRVSGALDYEEASSYQIYVQATDRGPVPMAGHCKVLVDIVDVNDNAPEVVVTDLYSPVSEDAMPNTVVALMSVNDQDSGPNQRVSLRLPASLPFRLNGLGNSYSLEVSGPLDRERVAAYNITVTATDAGTPQLTSRQTIRVDISDINDNPPRFQEAAYSVYVPENNVPGTLLCTVQATDLDANQNAEVAYSLLEKEIQGLPVTSYVSINEITGNIYAVSSFDYEKLREFDVIVEARDKGTPPLSSTVTANIYVVDLNDHAPQILYPTSSNSSVAMEMVPRTAAAGYLITKVIAMDSDSGQNAWLFYYLAQASDPDLFKVELHTGEIRTTRKLGDESMSTFNLTVLVRDNGQPSLSASVVITVAVVDRVSKILPDTRRHVKNTRTYSEITLYLIIALSTVSFIFLLTIIVLTIIKCYHYTAYGTSCCGGFCGVRERCPAELYKQANNNIDARIPHGLKVQPHFIEVRGNGSLTKTYCYKACLTAGSGSDTFMFYNTGAQTGPGPHAVVTDSRHLTGQSGQSAQNLIILKNESITPNEPKQPNPDWRYSASLRAGMHSSVHLEEAGILRAGPGGPDQQWPTVSSATPEPEAGEVSPPVGAGVNSNSWTFKYGPGNPKQPGPESKKQTQVSFLLRRKGEASQPHP